The Candidatus Methylomirabilota bacterium sequence CTGTCGCGGGGGCTGGCCGTGCTGGCGCTGGACGGCCCCGGCCAGTACGAGAGCCCCGCGCTGGAGATCTTCTTCAGCATGGAGGCCTGGATCGCCGCCGGCCCCAAGGTGGTGGAGTGGCTCACGAGCCGGCCGGAGATCGATCCGGCCCGCATCGGCGTGAGCGGCAACAGCTTCGGCTCGTTCTTCGGCACCCTGGTCGCGGCCCACGAGCCCCGCGTCCGCGCCGTGTCGGTCTCGGCCGTGTGCCACGAGCCGGGCTTCCACACCATCTTCGAGGAGGCCTCACCGACCTTCAAGATGCGCTTCATGTACATGTCCGGCATCACCGACGAGACCGAGTTCGACGCCTTCCGCAAGCGCATGACGTGGGAGGGCCACGCCGAGAAAATCCGCGCGCCCTATCTGTGCGTGGCCGGCGAGCACGACGAGCTCTCCCCGCTGGAGCACACGGAACGACTGATGCAGGCGCTGGCCGGACCCAAGCGCCTGGTGATCTATCAAGACTCCCGTCACTCCGTGGGCAACGTGCCCGCCGCCAACCTGGGGCCCTTCCCTCCCGTGCTGATGGCCGACTGGATGGTGGCGACGCTCAGCGGAAAGCCGTTCCCGAGCGAGAGATGGTACGTGGAGGCCAGCGGGCGAGTTGTCAAAACTCCCCTGTGACGGCGGAACGGTAGTCGCACCTCACGTGAACGGGGAGGTTTGGAGGGGGCGCGCCGAGTGCCCCCTCCAACTCGACAGTCTCCCAGCCCCCGCCGAGCGCCCGATAGAGTTGCACCACGGCCACCAGCTGGCCGAGTAGCGTTCGGCTCTCGGCCACCTCCGCGCCCAGCAGCGTGCGCTGGGTGTCGAGGACGTCCAGGTAGCTCGTGAGCCCGCTCGTGTAGCGGAACTCGGCGATGCTGACGGCCTCCCGGGAGGCCCGCACCGCCGCCGTTTGCTCGACCAGCGCTTCCCGGGCCTTGCCGTACGCGATCAGCGCATCCTCCACCTCACGAAAGGCCTGCTGGATCACCTGCTCATAGCGGAGGAGCGCTTCCCGCTGCTGGGCCTCCGTCAGGGCGAGATTGGCCCGGTTCCGCCCGGCGTTGAAGATCGGCACCGTCACCGTGGGCCCGAACTGCCAGATCCGCGACGGGCCCGTGAAGAGATCCGAGAGTGCGACGCTCTCGAATCCGAAGAACCCCGTCAAGCTGATCTGGGGGAAGAACGCGGCCCTGGCCACGCCGATGCGGGCGTTGGCGGCGACCAGGGCGTTCTCGGCCTGCCGGATGTCGGGGCGCCGCTCGAGGAGCGCCGACGGCAGGCCGACCGGCACGCTGGGCGGGAAGGTCTGTCCCGTCAGGGGCTGGCCCCGGGTGATGCTGCCCGGATCGCGGCCGAGCAGGACGCTGAGCTGATGCTCGGTCTGGGCGATCTGTCGCTGCAGATCGGGAACCTGGGCGGCGGCGCTGGCCAGCTCCGCCTCGGCCTGACGCAGGTCGAGCGCGGAGGTGAGCCCGGCCTCGAGCCGATCCCGAACCAGCTGGAGCGAGCTCTGACGGGAGACGATGTTCCGCCGCGTGGTGTCCAGCTCCATGTCGAGCTGACGCAGCCTCAGATAGGCGGTGGCGACGTCGCTGACGAGCGTCATCGCCACGGCGCGCCGGGCCTCCTCACTGGCCAGGAGCTCGGCCCGGGCGGCTTCGCTGGACCGGCGCAGGCGTCCCCACAGGTCGATCTCGAAAGCCAGATCCACGGTGGTGGCGAGCAGGTCCGTCTCGCCGCCCTGATCTCGGGGGGGCACGTTGTCGGAGAAGCGGTTGGTCGTCACGCTCCCCCCCGCGGTCACGTCCGGCAACTGGGCCGCCCGCGTGACGCCGAGCACGGCCCGGGCCTGGTCCACGCGCGTCACCGCGATGCGCAGGTCTCGGTTGGCCTCGAGCGCCGCATGCACCAGGCGGCGTAGCTCCTCGTCCTGGAACAGGTCCCACCAGGCCAGGTCCGCGAGGGAGGCCGCATCGGGGGCCGGCGGGCCGTCGCGCCAGGCCTCGGGCGTGGAGACCGCCGGTCGCCGGTAGTCAGGACCCAGCGTGCAGCCGGTCAGCAGGAGACCCAGAACGAGGGCGACGATCCACCTCATCGCTCGCCACCACCGGCGCCGGCGGGCTGCCAGGCCCGGTCAGCATGAAACGCCCCATTACCGTCCTCGCCATGCCCGCGCGCGACTCCGCCCACCGCCGGCGCCGCGGGCTCGCGCTCCTCACGGTCGGGCGCCGGCTGGTGCTGGGCCGCGATCAGCGAGTAGAACACCGGCACCACGAACAGGGTGAACAGCGTGCCCACGGTCATGCCCGCCACCAGGACCGTGCCGATGCTGTTGCGGGCCTCGGCGCCGGGCCCGGAGACCAGCACCAGCGGAAAGTGCCCGAAGACGGTGGCCGCCGACGTCATGAGGACGGGACGCAGGCGGGTCAGCGACGCCTCGCGCAGGGCGGCTGCCTTGGCCAGACCGCGGGCCTGCAGCGTGTTGGCGAACTCGACGATCAGGATGCCGTTCTTCGCGATCAGCCCTACCAGAGTGATCAGCCCCACCTGGGAGTAGATGTTGATCGTGGTGAGCTCGAGGAAGCTGAAGACCAGCGCGCCGGAGATCGCCAGCGGCACCGAGCCCAGCAACACGATCAGGGGATCGCGGAAGCTGCGGAACTGCGCCGCCAGCACCAGATAGATGAGAACCAGGGCGAAGGCCAGCGTGACGGCGAGGGCTGAGCTCTCGCGGCGGATCTGCCGCGACTCGCCCGCGTGATCCATGACGACGCCCGGTCCGCTGGCGGCGGCTGCGGCGGTTTCGAGGACCCGCAGCCCCTCTTCCTTGGTGACGTCCGGCTTGACGCCACCGAAGATCCGCACGGCATTCCGCTGCTGAAAGCGGTTCAAGGTGCGCGGTGCCGTGCTCGCCTCGATGTGCGTGAACGTCGACACCGGGACAAGCTGGCCGTTGGGCGTCCGGATCTTGAGGTCGAGCAGCGGGCCCACGGTGGCGCGGCCGTCGTCGCCGATCTGGGGAATGACCTTGTAGCTGCGGTCGAAGAAGTTGAACCGGTTCACGTAATTGCCACCGAGCAGCGTGCCGAGCTCCTGGCCGACGCTGGTCAGGTCGAGCCCCAGGTCGGCGATCCGCTCCCGGTCGAGGACCACGCGCGCCTCGGGCAGATCGATCTTGAGATCCGTCTCGACGTACAGGAACTTGCCGCTCTGCCAGCCGGCGGCCAGCACCGCCCCCACCGTGTCCAGCATCTGCTCGGCCGCGGCCGCGCTTTGCAGCACGAGCTCCACGTCGTACTGGCCGGGCGTGGGCAGGGGCGGATTGAGCCGCGGGAACACCCGCAGCCCCGGAATTTGCGACACCGCCCCGTAGACCTCACCGTACATTTCCTCGGTGGAGCGCTGCCGCTCCTTCCAGTCCTTGGCCACCAGACCGCCGAACCCACCCCAGGCCGCCGTCAAGGACCACATGAACCGGGTCTCGGGGAAGGCCGTGATCTTGCGGACGACGTTCAGCGACTCGCGGTTGGACGCCGCCAGCGTGGAGTCCGGCGACGCGTCGAGAAACAGGAAGATGTGCCCCTCGTCCTCCACCGGCGCCAGCTCGGTCCGCGAGAACATGTACAGCGGCCACGCCGCCACCATCACCAGCAGGGAGGTGGCGACGATCGCCCAGCGCATGGCCAGCGCGCCGTCGAGCAGCCGCGCGTAGGCCCGGCGCACGACGTCGAAGATGCGGTTGACCAGCGCCGTCAGGCGCCCCTCCTTGCCTTGCGGGTGCACTAAGTGCGCACTCATCATCGGCGACAGCGTGACGGCGACGACCCCCGACACGATGACCGCGGCGGCCAACGTCAGCGCGAACTCCAGGAACAGCGAACCCGTCAGGCCGCCCTGAAAGCCGATGGGGGCGTACACCACGGCCAGCGTGATGGTCATGGCGATGATGGGGCCGAGCAGCTCGCGCGCGCCGATCAGCGCCGCGTCCACACGCGACTTGCCTCCCCGGACGTGGCGCGCGACGTTCTCGACCACGACGATGGCGTCGTCCACGACGAGGCCCACCGACAGCACGATGGCCAGCATCGACAGGAGATTCAGGCTGAACCCCAGGGCGTACATCACCAGGCCGGCGCCGATGAGCGAGACGGGCATGGCCAGCAGCGGCACCAGCGCGGTGCGGATCGAGCCCATGAACAGGAACACCACCAGGCCGACGATGGCGATGGTCTCGCCCAGCGTCTTGGTGATCTCCTTGAGGGCGTCCTCCATGAAGACCGTGCCGTCGTACGCCACCTGCATGTCGATGTCGTTGGGGAGCGTCGGCCGGATGCGAGCCATCTCGTCGCGCAGGCGATGGGCCACGTCGATCTCATTCGAGCCGGGCAGGGGCCAGATCCCCAGGTAGACGGCCTCTCGCTCGCTGTACTTGGCGACCATGTCGGCCTCTTCGGCGCCGAGCTCGATCCGGGCGACGTCGCTCAGGCGGACGATGGCCCCGCCCCGATCGGCCACGATCAGGTCCTTGAACTCGTCGACCGACCGCAGATCGGTGTTGGCGAGCAGGTTGACCTGCACCATGTTGCCCTTCGTCCGGCCGACCGCGGCCAGGTAGTTGTTGCGACGCAGGGCCGCCTGCACGTCGCCGGGCGAGAGATTGAGGGCGGCCAGGCGATCGGGGTCGATCCAGACGCGCATGGCAATCTGCTGGCCGCCCTCGATGGTCACGCGCTGGACGCCGGCCAACGTCGAGAGCTGAGGCTGGAGCGCTCGCAAGAGCCAATCGGTGATGGCCGGGACGTCCCGCTCGGTGGACGTGAAGCTCAGGTAGAAGGTGGCGTACGGCCGATCGGCGCGTTGAATCTCCACCACCGGCGGCTCGGCTTCCTCCGGCAGCTCGGAGCGGACCTGCTGCAAGCGTGCGGTGACCTCGGCTAGTGCCGCCGTGCTGCTGTGGTTCAGCTTGAGACGGATCGTGACGGTGCTCTGCCCGGCGCGGCTCGTTGACTCGATGTAATCCACGCCGCTGATCTGGGCCACCACTCGCTCGATCGGCGTGGTCAGGAAGCCGCGCACGCTTTCGGCGCTCGCGCCGTAGTAGACCGTCGTGATCACCACCGACGAGCTCTCGATCTGCGGATACTGCTGTACGGGCAGGGTCGTCAGGGCCCGCCACCCCACCAGCAGGATCACCAGGTTGACGACCACGGCCAGCACCGGGTGCTTGATGAAGACATCGGTGAACGAGCGCACGGCCGCTTACCTCGTGGCTTCCGCGATGCTGACCAGCACCGCCTCGCGCAGCTTGAACGAGCCCGACGCCGCCACCCGCTCGCCGGCGGCCAGGCCCGTCTCGATGACGGCCTCGTCGCCCAGCATGGGGCCGCTCACCACCGGCCGCATCCGCGCCCGCGGCTTGCCGTCCTTGTCCGGGGCGATCACGAACACGTGATCGCCGCCCGGGCCCTTGCGCAGCGCGCTCACGGGGATGGCCACGGCCGCGCGCGCCGGACCGACGGGCACCCGCACGCGCACCGAAGCGCCGGGGGCCGGCGCGTGGGCGGCGGTGTCGAGCCGGGCCCGCACCGTGGCGTTGCGGGTGGTGGCGTCGACGCGCGAGTCGAGGGCGACGATGCGGGCCGGCCGGGCCGACGACTCGTCGCCGGCGACAATGTCGACGCGCTGGCCCACCCGCAGATGCGCAGCAACCTGCTGGGCCACGGTGAAATCGACGTGCACGGCGTCGTCGACGCCTTGCAGCGTCGTGAGCTGGGTGCCCTCGTTCAGGTACTGCCCGGGGTGCACGTCGGCCAGCCCCACGCGCGCCCGGAACGGGGCGCGGATCGTCTTGCGGGCAATGATGGCCCGCGTGCGCGCGACCTGGGCCAGCGCGACGTCGCGCT is a genomic window containing:
- a CDS encoding alpha/beta hydrolase — translated: MSAGGPITRRWTEQRWLLDNIIRSVGMDWDQPRSLYLSAPCGPEANADFAGLRQRITRLADASPAFEAVARRREAKAQAAEQDDLLVTARDNYFMAAIHWGAAQWPIDENDEQNRFYNSKKRECYTAYARLADHHVEPVWIPFRDGKSLPAWFHLPPGYRGGRIPVVVAIPGMDSFKEMSVALHGDRWLSRGLAVLALDGPGQYESPALEIFFSMEAWIAAGPKVVEWLTSRPEIDPARIGVSGNSFGSFFGTLVAAHEPRVRAVSVSAVCHEPGFHTIFEEASPTFKMRFMYMSGITDETEFDAFRKRMTWEGHAEKIRAPYLCVAGEHDELSPLEHTERLMQALAGPKRLVIYQDSRHSVGNVPAANLGPFPPVLMADWMVATLSGKPFPSERWYVEASGRVVKTPL
- a CDS encoding efflux transporter outer membrane subunit — protein: MRWIVALVLGLLLTGCTLGPDYRRPAVSTPEAWRDGPPAPDAASLADLAWWDLFQDEELRRLVHAALEANRDLRIAVTRVDQARAVLGVTRAAQLPDVTAGGSVTTNRFSDNVPPRDQGGETDLLATTVDLAFEIDLWGRLRRSSEAARAELLASEEARRAVAMTLVSDVATAYLRLRQLDMELDTTRRNIVSRQSSLQLVRDRLEAGLTSALDLRQAEAELASAAAQVPDLQRQIAQTEHQLSVLLGRDPGSITRGQPLTGQTFPPSVPVGLPSALLERRPDIRQAENALVAANARIGVARAAFFPQISLTGFFGFESVALSDLFTGPSRIWQFGPTVTVPIFNAGRNRANLALTEAQQREALLRYEQVIQQAFREVEDALIAYGKAREALVEQTAAVRASREAVSIAEFRYTSGLTSYLDVLDTQRTLLGAEVAESRTLLGQLVAVVQLYRALGGGWETVELEGALGAPPPNLPVHVRCDYRSAVTGEF
- a CDS encoding efflux RND transporter permease subunit, with the translated sequence MRSFTDVFIKHPVLAVVVNLVILLVGWRALTTLPVQQYPQIESSSVVITTVYYGASAESVRGFLTTPIERVVAQISGVDYIESTSRAGQSTVTIRLKLNHSSTAALAEVTARLQQVRSELPEEAEPPVVEIQRADRPYATFYLSFTSTERDVPAITDWLLRALQPQLSTLAGVQRVTIEGGQQIAMRVWIDPDRLAALNLSPGDVQAALRRNNYLAAVGRTKGNMVQVNLLANTDLRSVDEFKDLIVADRGGAIVRLSDVARIELGAEEADMVAKYSEREAVYLGIWPLPGSNEIDVAHRLRDEMARIRPTLPNDIDMQVAYDGTVFMEDALKEITKTLGETIAIVGLVVFLFMGSIRTALVPLLAMPVSLIGAGLVMYALGFSLNLLSMLAIVLSVGLVVDDAIVVVENVARHVRGGKSRVDAALIGARELLGPIIAMTITLAVVYAPIGFQGGLTGSLFLEFALTLAAAVIVSGVVAVTLSPMMSAHLVHPQGKEGRLTALVNRIFDVVRRAYARLLDGALAMRWAIVATSLLVMVAAWPLYMFSRTELAPVEDEGHIFLFLDASPDSTLAASNRESLNVVRKITAFPETRFMWSLTAAWGGFGGLVAKDWKERQRSTEEMYGEVYGAVSQIPGLRVFPRLNPPLPTPGQYDVELVLQSAAAAEQMLDTVGAVLAAGWQSGKFLYVETDLKIDLPEARVVLDRERIADLGLDLTSVGQELGTLLGGNYVNRFNFFDRSYKVIPQIGDDGRATVGPLLDLKIRTPNGQLVPVSTFTHIEASTAPRTLNRFQQRNAVRIFGGVKPDVTKEEGLRVLETAAAAASGPGVVMDHAGESRQIRRESSALAVTLAFALVLIYLVLAAQFRSFRDPLIVLLGSVPLAISGALVFSFLELTTINIYSQVGLITLVGLIAKNGILIVEFANTLQARGLAKAAALREASLTRLRPVLMTSAATVFGHFPLVLVSGPGAEARNSIGTVLVAGMTVGTLFTLFVVPVFYSLIAAQHQPAPDREEREPAAPAVGGVARGHGEDGNGAFHADRAWQPAGAGGGER
- a CDS encoding efflux RND transporter periplasmic adaptor subunit: MSRRLIGSVLLLAMVIAIGGSLAAWKYAAMQEANAAAAHQPEPMESVTVAVAKPIEHRPTTTSIGTVLALRSITLRNEVPGTVRRVLFSPGQIVEAGAVLVALDVSVEEAELAAQEAQGALAATTLERMQRARQNRAVSELEVDRARAERDVALAQVARTRAIIARKTIRAPFRARVGLADVHPGQYLNEGTQLTTLQGVDDAVHVDFTVAQQVAAHLRVGQRVDIVAGDESSARPARIVALDSRVDATTRNATVRARLDTAAHAPAPGASVRVRVPVGPARAAVAIPVSALRKGPGGDHVFVIAPDKDGKPRARMRPVVSGPMLGDEAVIETGLAAGERVAASGSFKLREAVLVSIAEATR